The Coleofasciculus sp. FACHB-T130 genome contains the following window.
ACCCAAGCTCAGTTGAGCAGACCCGTTTCAAGCAACTCTTACGGGTTAGAGGCTTCCTTCCAATTAACCCCTCAATTTGTTCTAAATTGCTGGGTGGGCAAAACTGACGCTCGTTTGATTGGCTTAGGCGATGCAGACATTTGGAACTTTGCCCTTGGTCTTGCTGTACCAGATTTTGGCAAAAAAGGCAATTTGCTTGGCATTATCGCTGGAGCCGAACCAACTCTCAGAGGTTTAAATGTTCCTGGCCCAGAAAACTTCGAGCGTGATTTTGCCTATCACATTGAAGGTTTCTATAAGTATCAGATGACAAATAACATCTCAATTACTCCGGGCATTATCTGGCTGACATCTCCTAACCAAAACAGAGATAATGATGACATCATTATTGGTACGATTAGAACAACGTTTACCTTTTAATTAGCGGTCAGGGTGAGGATCGATAGTCACAACTGACAACTAATCACATAAACTAATCTAATCGCTTAATCGCCAACTTTGCTCTTGCCGATTCGGAGCGCAACTTGAAAGCCTCTAAATCGGCTTTATTTGTTGGGTTCCTAGCTAGCGGATTGTCAGGATTGCTTAACCTGTAGATTACCAAATCCTTACCTATCCCTAAACTGACACAACTAGCATTAGAGGAAATTATGTCGCCTACAAGACAATGTTGAGCTTGAGTTGGCAGTGTTTCATGTTTAATAATGATGGAGTTTCTCAAGCAGACTCCCTATAGCGTTCCGTTAATCCGGGATTGTTTCCCTTGAGTTCAGTTAGGTGTGAGGAGATTAGATGTCTAAAATTTTGTGGAATACTCTAAAATTAGGACCAGCGATCCTAGGTGCATCCTTATTAGTTTGCAGTAGCACGCTTGCCGCACAGACGCCTGAAACTCAAATGGCGAGCGAGCCGATAGCTGCCACTAACCAGGTGACTGATTTATTAAAACCAGCCGACCAATCCCAGCAAGCGCAGCAGACACCTGTTCAAGAACTGGCTGTTCAACCAGAAATTAGTTCTATTCCAGTTTTCACCAACGGCACGTCTGCCCAAGAAACGCCGGTTGCCGAAGCTGAATTACTGAGTCCGAAACCAGTTTTAGCAGATAACGCGATCGCGCAACCCACTGGTGATGCTGTCCCCACGAGCCAAAACAGCGAATTAGAACAAATCGACCAATACACCAATGAAGTCGGGACGACCGACTCAATGGATCAAGTCACCAACGTCTCGCAGTTGCAAGACGTAGAACCGACGGATTGGGCTTACGAAGCACTGCGGAGTCTGGTAGAACGCTATGGTTGTATCGCCGGGTATCCCGATGGTACCTTTCGCGGCAACCGGGCACTGTCGCGTTATGAATTTGCCGCCGGGATGAACGCCTGTTTGCTGCAAATCGAAAAACTGATTGCGGCAAGTTCGGCTGACTTTGTCACTAAAGAAGATTTAGCGACGCTACAGCGGCTAATTGATGAATTTGGGGCAGAATTAGCCACCTTAAGAACGCGAGTAGATAACTTAGAAGGTCGCACGGCCTTTCTGGAAAGCCATCAATTCTCTACAACGACTAAGCTGACTGGCGAAGTTATCTTTGCGCTTGCTGACGTTTTTGGTGAAGAAAGGGCTGGCGGGGGCGACATAGACGCTAACCTCATTTTTGCTGACCGTGCCCGTTTGAATTTTGACACTAGCTTCACGGGCAAAGACCGCCTGCGAACCCGCCTGCAAGCTAGAAACATCTTTCAATTTGATGCCGGTAGCTCGTCATCAACGAACCCAAGACCCAACATTACGGGTACCAGCATGACCCGCTTGGGATTTGACGGCAATAATGGGAATGATTTCGAAATCGACGACTTTTACTATCGTTTTCCCCTAGGCGATAAGCTCTTAATCCAAATTGATGCCGCCAACGTTGAATTCAATGACAACGTCTACACCTTCAACCCCAATTTCGAGAGTAGTGGAAGTGGCTCTATCTCCCGCTTTGGGCGTTTCAACCCCATCTACCGACTAGGTTCTGAGGGGACTGGGTTGACTGCGACCTACAACTTTAGCAAGGCATTAAACCTATCTTTAGGTTATCTAGCGCCTCGAGGCAACGATCCTTCAAACGGTTACGGGGAATTCAGTGGTGCCTATGCAGGTTTAGCTCAACTTGTTTTCCGTCCTAGTGACGCCCTGAATGTGGGTTTGGTTTACGCCCATACCTATGAGAACCAAGAAAAAGGCGTCAGCTTCATGTCGAGTACGGGTAGTAGATTTGCCAACCGGCCCTTCGGGAACATTGCGACTTCAGGCAATCACTACGGACTGAATGCAAGCTTCCGGCTTGGTTCTGCCATTACCCTCTCAGGCTGGGCAGGTTACTCAGTAGCTACAGCTGAAATTAGTCCGGTTGGTCTTGCAACTACAGGATCTAATGCAGATATTTGGAACTGGGCTGTAAGCTTAGCCTTCCCAGACTTGGGCAAAAAAGGGAACCTACTTGGTTTCGTATTTGGGATGCCGCCTAAAGTGACCGACAACGATGTCAGTAACAATGAAGATCGGGACACCTCATATCATGTAGAGGCTCTGTATCGCTATCGGCTGACTGACAACATTGAACTCACCCCAGGGTTGTTGGTGATTCTCAATCCCGAACACAACGATAACAACGACACACTCTACGTAGGAACGCTGCGAACAACCTTTAAGTTCTAAGCAC
Protein-coding sequences here:
- a CDS encoding iron uptake porin; the encoded protein is MNQLLGYLSNTANNPEDDNGVFNGNYSGLAQLVFGTNRFKVGFTYIHAYDNGGNNAPRFAMGGTGTGLANLNPATLAAATIGGLTQAQLSRPVSSNSYGLEASFQLTPQFVLNCWVGKTDARLIGLGDADIWNFALGLAVPDFGKKGNLLGIIAGAEPTLRGLNVPGPENFERDFAYHIEGFYKYQMTNNISITPGIIWLTSPNQNRDNDDIIIGTIRTTFTF
- a CDS encoding iron uptake porin is translated as MSKILWNTLKLGPAILGASLLVCSSTLAAQTPETQMASEPIAATNQVTDLLKPADQSQQAQQTPVQELAVQPEISSIPVFTNGTSAQETPVAEAELLSPKPVLADNAIAQPTGDAVPTSQNSELEQIDQYTNEVGTTDSMDQVTNVSQLQDVEPTDWAYEALRSLVERYGCIAGYPDGTFRGNRALSRYEFAAGMNACLLQIEKLIAASSADFVTKEDLATLQRLIDEFGAELATLRTRVDNLEGRTAFLESHQFSTTTKLTGEVIFALADVFGEERAGGGDIDANLIFADRARLNFDTSFTGKDRLRTRLQARNIFQFDAGSSSSTNPRPNITGTSMTRLGFDGNNGNDFEIDDFYYRFPLGDKLLIQIDAANVEFNDNVYTFNPNFESSGSGSISRFGRFNPIYRLGSEGTGLTATYNFSKALNLSLGYLAPRGNDPSNGYGEFSGAYAGLAQLVFRPSDALNVGLVYAHTYENQEKGVSFMSSTGSRFANRPFGNIATSGNHYGLNASFRLGSAITLSGWAGYSVATAEISPVGLATTGSNADIWNWAVSLAFPDLGKKGNLLGFVFGMPPKVTDNDVSNNEDRDTSYHVEALYRYRLTDNIELTPGLLVILNPEHNDNNDTLYVGTLRTTFKF